The following proteins come from a genomic window of Verrucomicrobiia bacterium:
- the scpB gene encoding SMC-Scp complex subunit ScpB — METPSQPESAPPPLKRVLEALLFSAQSPLSSRELREYLVQAAQDECAPEAAAYRKVKEDEIRAALGELEGDYADGRHSFRLMCVAGSWQFASLPEYGAWLRALVGRKPRPPRLSAPALETLTIVAYRQPTTRAEIEQIRGVSVDGVMQTLLERGLIEAVGRAEVVGRPITYGTTLAFLEYFGIESLDQLPAGEELRRLPVTRPESLLTAEPGLATVPEEGLKPSSAPDPAPVGEPAVGATISGAEAAATSGDSGAGGQEGTSDPGLTEPPGTGS, encoded by the coding sequence CCCGAGTCCGCGCCGCCACCCCTCAAGCGGGTGCTGGAGGCGCTGCTCTTCTCCGCGCAATCCCCGCTGAGTTCCCGCGAACTTCGGGAGTACCTGGTGCAGGCCGCGCAGGACGAGTGCGCTCCGGAGGCGGCGGCGTACCGCAAGGTGAAGGAGGACGAGATTCGCGCGGCGCTGGGGGAATTGGAGGGGGACTACGCCGATGGACGGCACAGCTTTCGCCTGATGTGTGTGGCCGGTTCGTGGCAATTCGCCAGCCTGCCGGAGTATGGAGCGTGGCTTCGGGCCTTGGTGGGGAGGAAGCCGCGACCGCCGCGGCTGAGCGCCCCGGCCCTCGAGACGCTGACGATCGTCGCCTACCGCCAGCCGACGACGCGGGCCGAGATCGAGCAGATCCGCGGGGTGAGCGTCGATGGGGTGATGCAGACGCTTCTTGAGCGGGGCTTGATCGAAGCGGTGGGCCGGGCGGAGGTGGTGGGCCGGCCGATCACCTATGGCACCACCCTGGCGTTCCTCGAGTATTTTGGCATCGAGTCGCTGGACCAGTTGCCCGCTGGCGAGGAATTGCGCCGGTTGCCGGTCACTCGTCCGGAATCCCTGCTGACTGCGGAACCCGGGCTGGCGACGGTTCCGGAGGAGGGCCTGAAGCCGTCATCAGCCCCGGACCCGGCCCCGGTTGGGGAGCCGGCCGTCGGGGCGACGATCTCCGGGGCGGAGGCCGCCGCGACATCAGGGGATTCTGGGGCAGGGGGGCAGGAAGGGACATCCGATCCAGGCCTCACCGAGCCGCCGGGGACGGGTTCCTGA